A single region of the Brachypodium distachyon strain Bd21 chromosome 3, Brachypodium_distachyon_v3.0, whole genome shotgun sequence genome encodes:
- the LOC100825116 gene encoding uncharacterized protein LOC100825116, producing the protein MEFQRKPLSLLELCIRTVIDNLRYVSSMDGVEMQLLKRILPHCTLDQLTRIESCTEMDISPATDVLWKTFYQRQFGEDHTNNVVKKMKQSGVNYQWKDLFNAKTEKQKELEEIMIQRLAKKYQAEKAEKQSKQIKLCTKVPPSSKRSFFGGSGPSYLSNSSSSYKSPILKKARMEVNSQAKMQAAIQRNTLARSSQSTRMTSSNGQPTRTTTIHRPNSTITITKPTGSNRPMQKQNTRPKF; encoded by the exons ATGGAGTTTCAGAGGAAACCTCTGAGTTTGCTGGAGCTATGTATCCGGACCGTCATCGACAACCTCCGGTACGTCAGCAGCATGGACGGCGTGGAGATGCAGCTCCTGAAGAGGATCCTGCCCCACTGCACTTTGGATCAATTGACCCGTATCGAGAGTTGTACCGAG ATGGACATTAGCCCTGCCACTGATGTGCTGTGGAAGACATTCTATCAGCGGCAATTTGGCGAGGATCATACGAACAATGTCGTCAAGAAAATGAAGCAGAGCGGAGTAAACTACCAATGGAAGGATCTCTTCAAT gcaaaaacagaaaagcaaAAAGAACTTGAAGAGATAATGATTCAGAGACTCGCTAAGAAATATCAGGCAGAAAAGGCTG AgaaacaaagcaaacaaattAAACTTTGTACGAAGGTGCCACCAAGCAGCAAAAGAAGTTTTTTTGGAG GTAGTGGACCCAGCTACCTATCCAATTCCAGTTCCAGCTACAAGAGCCCTATTTTGAAGAAGGCAAGGATGGAGGTTAACAG CCAGGCGAAGATGCAAGCTGCTATCCAAAGGAATACCCTTGCAAG ATCATCTCAGTCAACAAGGATGACCTCTTCCAATGGACAGCCAACAAGGACGACAACTATTCACCGACCCAATTCCACGATAACCATCACCAAACCAACTGGTTCGAACAGGCCGATGCAAAAGCAGAACACCAGACCCAAATTCTAG
- the LOC100840228 gene encoding 7-deoxyloganetin glucosyltransferase — protein sequence MAPQRPHAVVVPYPGSGNINPALQLAKLLHRRGVYITFVNTEHNHRRVQATAASVLGREDDGFRFEAIPDGLADADRAAPDHGSRLSASVSRHCAAPLRDLIARLSGGAITGVPPVTCVVATTLMSFALRVAGELGIPSIMFWGGSAASLMGHMRLRDLRERGYIPLKDASCLTNGYLEKTVIDWIPGMPPISLGDVSSFVRAAGPDDAEIRFTEAEANNCTMAGALVLNTFEDLEADVLAALRAEYTRIYTVGPIGSLLDEDTDTSNGGGGLSLWKQDTDCLAWLDAQEPRSVVYANFGSNTVLTASQLADFAWGLADSGHKFLLSIRDNLVVPSGSGSSGGLPAGFAAATAGRCCVTAWCPQERVLRHGAVGCFVTHNGWNSTSESLAAGVPMVCWPGFADQFTNCKYVCEVWGVGLRLDAEVKREQVAGHVRKAMEAEEMRRSAVAWKAKAAEAVSPGGSSFENLQSMVKALNSV from the exons ATGGCGCCGCAGAGGCCGCACGCCGTGGTGGTGCCGTACCCGGGCTCCGGCAACATCAACCCGGCGCTGCAGCTCGCCaagctcctccaccgccgcggcgtcTACATCACCTTCGTCAACACCGAGCACAACCACCGCCGCGTGcaggccaccgccgcctccgtgcTCGGCCGCGAGGACGACGGGTTCCGGTTCGAGGCGATCCCGGACGGCCTGGCGgacgccgaccgcgccgctcCGGACCACGGCAGCCGCCTGTCCGCGTCCGTCAGCCGGCACTGCGCCGCGCCGCTCAGGGACCTCATCGCGCGgctcagcggcggcgccattaCTGGCGTGCCGCCGGTCACCTGCGTGGTGGCCACGACGCTGATGAGCTTCGCGCTGCGTGTGGCCGGGGAACTCGGGATCCCGTCCATCATGTTCTGGggcggcagcgccgcctcGCTCATGGGCCACATGAGGCTCCGGGACCTCCGAGAAAGAGGCTACATCCCACTCAAAG ATGCGAGCTGCCTGACGAACGGCTACCTGGAGAAGACGGTCATCGACTGGATCCCGGGCATGCCGCCGATCAGCCTGGGCGACGTCTCGAGcttcgtccgcgccgccggcccggaCGACGCCGAGATCCGGTTCACGGAGGCGGAGGCCAACAACTGCACCATGGCCGGCGCGCTCGTCCTCAACACCTTTGAGGACCTCGAGGCCGACGTTCTCGCCGCGCTGCGCGCCGAGTACACGCGCATCTACACCGTCGGCCCCATCGGCTCCCTCCTCGACGAAGACACCGACACCTctaatggcggcggcgggctgagCCTGTGGAAGCAGGACACCGACTGCCTGGCATGGCTGGACGCGCAGGAGCCACGCTCCGTCGTGTACGCCAACTTCGGAAGCAACACGGTGCTCACGGCATCCCAGCTCGCCGATTTCGCGTGGGGGCTGGCAGACAGCGGCCACAAATTCCTCTTATCCATCCGAGACAACCTCGTCGTCCCTTCCGGctccggcagcagcggcggtcTGCCGGCTGGGttcgcggcggcgacggcgggccgGTGCTGCGTGACGGCGTGGTGCCCGCAGGAGCGGGTGCTGCGGCACGGCGCCGTGGGGTGCTTCGTGACGCACAACGGCTGGAACTCCACCAGCGAGAGCTTGGCCGCCGGCGTGCCCATGGTGTGCTGGCCGGGCTTCGCCGACCAGTTCACCAACTGCAAGTATGTCTGCGAGGTCTGGGGCGTGGGGCTCCGGCTTGACGCAGAGGTGAAGCGGGAGCAGGTCGCTGGACATGTCAGGAAGGCgatggaggcggaggagatgCGGAGGAGCGCGGTGGCGTGGAAGGCGAAAGCGGCGGAGGCCGTGAGTCCCGGCGGGTCGTCGTTTGAGAACTTGCAGAGCATGGTCAAGGCGCTCAACTCTGTTTAA